The Egicoccus sp. AB-alg2 genome window below encodes:
- a CDS encoding glycosyl hydrolase family 65 protein: protein MSVITPGRTVPWLTALLVRWPEGEVTAPSEDLLRELARAGVRVRWFGRPDEAGPSGTLPPVDRVTVSAELAHLADQGIGPGLVGAVGRLPGLSPSVRRLPGGADGIDEAVRAQLELRRLRRVPDVDRDPSWTIVVTGTDDVLERVEEALCTLADGRFGTRGALEDADDGADPLVVTAGIFTAGTGAGLDATPTLLPGPWWTRLVLPGAEARTTRRTLDLRAGLLLRETDAGAGVRCLRLVSLARPGLCLLRAEGPSSALDAGTTLRLPPDTPEGRIHQLDWGSWALTRGTAGWIGAAGRTETTEDGDRRVVERRVVLSRGEDPPPDPDAGRRQLQTTADLDFEELLEEHRARWAERWRHADVVIEDEPALQQAVRFGLFHLMASVADRGEAAVGARGMTGRAYRGHVFWDADVFVLPFLAATHPPAARAMLAYRLARLPAARALAAATGHAGARFPWESADTGDEVAPTAAIDFAGRPVEIRTGQYQEHVTADVAWAAAHFVEWTGDRAFERGAGRRLWLETARYWRTRLTRGEDGRLHLRAVMGPDEYHWPVDDNAFTNAMVRWNLRRAAAAIGAGDVPGLVREAVAWRRAALELVDGYDPATGRHEQFDGYDRLEPLVITELADVPVAADVLLGHDRVRTSQVVKQADVLMRHHLLRREAPPGSLEADLDHYLPRTAHGSSLSPGVHAALLARAGRPDEALAWLRLSARIDLDDLTGTTAGGLHLATAGSVWQALVHGFLGVWPESDGTLAVTPRLPADWDAVVVHLRHRGLPVELRAGHRRLAITTPHPLRIRLGGRRHVTDPGTTGFRWQAGTWRITRR, encoded by the coding sequence ATGAGCGTCATCACTCCCGGCCGCACCGTGCCGTGGCTCACGGCCCTGCTCGTGCGCTGGCCGGAAGGCGAGGTCACCGCGCCGTCGGAGGACCTGCTGCGCGAGCTCGCTCGGGCGGGGGTCCGGGTCCGGTGGTTCGGACGTCCCGACGAGGCCGGCCCGTCCGGGACCCTCCCGCCGGTCGACCGCGTCACGGTGAGCGCGGAACTGGCACACCTCGCCGACCAGGGCATCGGGCCCGGGCTGGTCGGCGCCGTCGGGCGCCTGCCCGGGCTGTCGCCCTCGGTCCGGCGGTTGCCGGGTGGCGCCGACGGCATCGACGAGGCGGTACGCGCCCAGCTCGAGCTGCGACGCCTGCGACGGGTACCGGACGTGGATCGCGATCCGAGCTGGACCATCGTGGTCACGGGCACCGACGACGTGCTGGAACGGGTCGAGGAGGCGCTGTGCACCCTCGCCGACGGCCGCTTCGGCACCCGCGGCGCGCTGGAGGACGCGGACGACGGTGCCGACCCCCTGGTGGTGACCGCCGGCATCTTCACCGCCGGCACCGGGGCGGGCCTGGACGCGACCCCCACCCTGCTGCCCGGCCCATGGTGGACGCGCCTCGTCCTGCCCGGCGCCGAGGCCCGCACGACGCGCCGGACCCTCGACCTGCGGGCCGGGCTGCTGCTCCGCGAGACCGACGCCGGCGCCGGCGTACGTTGCCTGCGACTGGTCAGCCTCGCCCGGCCGGGGCTGTGCCTGTTGCGTGCCGAGGGTCCGAGCTCCGCACTGGACGCCGGGACCACCCTGCGCCTGCCGCCGGACACGCCAGAGGGACGTATCCACCAGCTCGACTGGGGGTCATGGGCGCTGACACGTGGGACCGCCGGTTGGATCGGCGCCGCCGGCCGAACCGAGACGACGGAGGACGGCGACCGGCGGGTGGTCGAGCGCCGCGTCGTCCTCAGCCGCGGTGAGGATCCGCCGCCGGATCCCGACGCCGGTCGGCGCCAGCTCCAGACCACGGCCGACCTCGACTTCGAGGAACTGCTCGAGGAGCACCGGGCGCGCTGGGCGGAGCGGTGGCGCCATGCCGACGTCGTCATCGAGGACGAGCCCGCCCTGCAGCAGGCCGTGCGCTTCGGGCTGTTCCACCTCATGGCGTCGGTGGCGGATCGTGGCGAGGCCGCGGTCGGCGCGCGCGGCATGACCGGGCGCGCCTACCGCGGGCACGTCTTCTGGGACGCCGACGTCTTCGTCTTGCCGTTCCTGGCCGCGACCCATCCCCCGGCCGCCCGTGCGATGCTCGCCTACCGGCTGGCGCGCCTGCCGGCTGCGCGGGCCCTCGCGGCCGCCACCGGCCACGCCGGCGCCCGGTTCCCGTGGGAGTCGGCCGACACCGGCGACGAGGTGGCACCGACCGCGGCGATCGACTTCGCCGGTCGGCCGGTGGAGATCCGGACCGGGCAGTACCAGGAGCACGTCACCGCCGACGTGGCCTGGGCCGCCGCACACTTCGTCGAATGGACCGGCGACCGCGCGTTCGAGCGCGGAGCCGGGCGGCGACTGTGGCTGGAGACGGCCCGCTACTGGCGTACACGGCTCACGCGCGGCGAGGACGGTCGGCTGCACCTGCGCGCCGTCATGGGGCCCGACGAGTACCACTGGCCGGTCGACGACAACGCCTTCACGAACGCGATGGTGCGCTGGAACCTGCGGCGCGCCGCCGCGGCGATCGGCGCCGGCGACGTCCCGGGCCTCGTCCGCGAAGCCGTCGCCTGGCGGCGGGCGGCCCTCGAACTCGTCGACGGCTACGACCCGGCCACCGGACGCCACGAACAGTTCGACGGCTACGACCGGCTCGAGCCGCTCGTGATCACCGAGCTCGCCGACGTCCCGGTGGCGGCCGACGTCCTGCTCGGCCACGACCGCGTGCGGACCTCCCAGGTCGTCAAGCAGGCGGACGTCCTCATGCGTCACCACCTGCTGCGGCGCGAGGCACCGCCGGGATCGCTGGAGGCGGATCTCGACCACTACCTGCCGCGCACCGCCCATGGCAGCTCCCTGTCCCCCGGCGTGCACGCGGCCCTGCTGGCGCGCGCCGGTCGGCCGGACGAGGCGCTGGCGTGGCTGCGGTTGAGCGCCCGCATCGACCTCGACGACCTCACCGGCACGACCGCCGGCGGCCTGCACCTCGCCACCGCCGGCAGCGTCTGGCAGGCCCTCGTGCACGGCTTCCTCGGCGTGTGGCCGGAGAGCGACGGGACCCTTGCGGTCACGCCGCGGTTGCCCGCGGACTGGGACGCGGTCGTCGTTCACCTGCGCCATCGTGGACTGCCGGTCGAGCTGCGTGCCGGCCATCGCCGGCTGGCCATCACCACGCCCCATCCCCTGCGCATCCGCCTCGGCGGACGCCGGCACGTCACGGACCCCGGGACCACGGGCTTCCGCTGGCAGGCCGGCACCTGGCGCATCACGAGGAGGTGA
- a CDS encoding glycogen debranching N-terminal domain-containing protein: MHATSIVGQTLRRWSGMTDYAHVGPLGEVTCVRGEVFVVSGPDGDVRRGGDQGFFLRDTRMLDRLELRIDGERPRPLAGRAVDASRAVFHAYVAPSADHAVDPSLLVTRHRIVDGSLREEYVLENRGRQPVTVRLELRVGNDFAYIFDVKHGRTLPPVTSRAMAGHLLLEQGDGVGQTVIRGSDGVEPFDDGLCWRVHLAPGAEVRHHLDVEVTDVYGTERPRGTPGDAMGRPPTRPGPPEVHFSCSEGRMTRLVRRGLQDLASLRLRDPRAPEDRFTAAGSPWYLTLFGRDALWTAWMSLPTGLDVAAGTLRTLARRQGRRLDADTEEAPGKILHEIRRGSLAHRGDLPPNYYGTIDATPLFVVLLHEAWRWGMPEDEVADLLPNLEAALEWMRAFGDPDGDGLLEYAQQGERGLANQGWKDSHDGVQYADGRLPDPPIALVEVQAYAYDAARRGAELLDRFGRPGAASWHAYATALRRRFHETYWLEDDEGPYLAIALDGHGRPVDGPASNMGHVLASGLLDVPQAAAIARRLASPTLNNGWGLRTLATTAAGYNPVSYHAGSVWPHDTALAIWGCAVTGQRDAAVALMKGLVSAAPYFRYRLPELFAGVPRAAGDFPVPYPAACRPQAWSAAAGLLMLRACLRPRAEVPDGRLTLAPLWPPPFRRLVLRHVPIAGGWVDVSVDADRGVDHEVRGTDLRIHWDRDTADVPTF, encoded by the coding sequence GTGCATGCGACGTCGATCGTCGGTCAGACCCTGCGCCGGTGGTCCGGCATGACCGACTACGCCCACGTCGGTCCGCTCGGCGAGGTCACCTGCGTCCGCGGCGAGGTGTTCGTCGTGTCCGGCCCGGACGGGGACGTCCGGCGAGGCGGGGACCAGGGCTTCTTCCTGCGCGACACCCGGATGCTGGACCGCCTGGAGCTACGCATCGATGGTGAGCGTCCACGACCCCTCGCGGGTCGCGCCGTGGACGCGTCGCGTGCCGTCTTCCACGCCTACGTCGCCCCCTCGGCCGACCACGCCGTCGACCCGAGCCTGTTGGTGACCCGGCACCGGATCGTCGACGGCTCGCTGCGCGAGGAGTACGTCCTGGAGAACCGGGGACGGCAGCCCGTGACGGTGCGGCTGGAGCTCCGGGTCGGCAACGACTTCGCCTACATCTTCGACGTCAAGCACGGCCGGACCCTGCCGCCGGTGACGTCACGGGCGATGGCTGGCCACCTGCTGCTCGAGCAGGGCGACGGCGTGGGACAGACGGTGATCCGGGGCAGCGACGGTGTCGAGCCGTTCGACGACGGCCTGTGCTGGCGCGTGCACCTCGCCCCGGGGGCCGAGGTGCGCCACCACCTCGACGTCGAGGTGACCGACGTCTACGGGACCGAGCGGCCCCGCGGCACCCCGGGCGACGCGATGGGGCGACCGCCTACTCGTCCGGGTCCGCCCGAGGTGCACTTCTCCTGCTCGGAAGGCCGCATGACGCGTCTGGTGCGGCGGGGGCTGCAGGACCTGGCCTCTCTGCGGCTGCGCGATCCACGCGCCCCGGAGGACCGGTTCACCGCGGCCGGCAGTCCCTGGTACCTGACCCTGTTCGGTCGTGACGCGCTCTGGACGGCGTGGATGTCCCTGCCCACCGGGCTGGACGTCGCCGCCGGCACGCTGCGGACCCTCGCCCGGCGGCAGGGTCGCCGACTGGACGCGGACACCGAGGAAGCGCCCGGCAAGATCCTGCACGAGATCCGGCGCGGGAGCCTCGCCCACCGCGGTGACCTGCCGCCCAACTACTACGGGACGATCGACGCGACGCCACTGTTCGTCGTCCTGTTGCACGAGGCGTGGCGCTGGGGGATGCCCGAGGACGAGGTCGCCGACCTGCTGCCGAACCTCGAAGCCGCGCTCGAGTGGATGCGCGCCTTCGGTGATCCCGACGGCGACGGGCTGCTCGAGTACGCACAGCAGGGCGAGCGGGGCCTGGCGAACCAGGGCTGGAAGGACAGCCACGACGGCGTGCAGTACGCCGACGGTCGTCTCCCCGACCCGCCGATCGCGTTGGTGGAGGTGCAGGCCTACGCCTACGACGCCGCCCGGCGCGGCGCCGAACTGCTCGACCGGTTCGGCCGCCCCGGGGCCGCTTCCTGGCATGCCTACGCGACGGCGTTGCGACGCCGTTTCCACGAGACGTACTGGCTCGAGGACGATGAGGGGCCCTACCTGGCGATCGCGCTCGACGGGCACGGACGGCCCGTCGACGGCCCCGCCAGCAACATGGGGCACGTCCTGGCCTCGGGGCTGCTGGACGTGCCGCAGGCGGCCGCGATCGCCAGGCGCCTGGCATCCCCGACGCTGAACAACGGCTGGGGCCTGCGCACGCTCGCCACCACCGCCGCGGGCTACAACCCCGTCTCGTACCACGCCGGCTCGGTCTGGCCACACGACACCGCCCTCGCGATCTGGGGCTGCGCGGTCACGGGACAACGGGACGCCGCCGTGGCGCTGATGAAGGGACTGGTGTCCGCCGCCCCTTACTTCCGCTATCGCCTGCCGGAGCTGTTCGCCGGGGTGCCGCGTGCCGCCGGGGACTTCCCCGTCCCGTACCCGGCCGCCTGCCGCCCGCAGGCGTGGTCGGCGGCGGCGGGGCTGCTCATGCTGCGCGCCTGTCTGCGGCCCCGGGCGGAGGTGCCCGACGGCCGCCTGACGCTGGCGCCGCTGTGGCCGCCGCCGTTCCGGCGGCTGGTGCTGCGTCACGTCCCGATCGCCGGTGGCTGGGTCGACGTCAGCGTCGACGCCGACCGCGGCGTCGACCACGAGGTGCGCGGCACCGACCTGCGCATCCACTGGGACCGCGACACCGCGGACGTGCCGACCTTCTAG
- a CDS encoding FAD-binding oxidoreductase, which translates to MTFLEQLAEALPDGALVTDPDIVEGYRYDRTDWVQPGQPVGVAFATTTEHVAAAVKVAAAHRVPIVPRGAGSSLCGGASAIDGALVLCLERMDRILDIDPVDQMAVVEPGVINADLSTAVGDQGLFYPPDPASQTFCSIGGNVATNAGGLCCVKYGVTRDYVLGLEVVLADGTVIETGRRTIKGVAGYDLTQLLVGSEGTLGIVTRVRVRLRPAPSGASTMVAFFPTAAAAGDAVAAIARSGLQLSLLEIMDRATVGVVDDWKHMGLDRDAAALLLAQSDSPEPLRAEEVERAATLCDQAGASYTAFTSDPAEAEALLQARRLAGPAIERLGEAIWDDVGVPRSRVPELIARIEEVAERREVRVFTFGHAGDGNLHPLFSVPRGDEDARARTLEAFDEVVEIALELGGTITGEHGVGRIKRKFLAAEVGTANLEVQRTIKRALDPAGILNPGRAL; encoded by the coding sequence GTGACGTTTCTCGAGCAACTGGCCGAGGCGCTGCCGGACGGTGCGCTGGTCACCGATCCGGACATCGTGGAGGGCTACCGCTACGACCGCACCGACTGGGTGCAGCCCGGACAGCCCGTCGGGGTGGCGTTCGCCACGACGACCGAGCACGTGGCTGCGGCCGTGAAGGTGGCCGCCGCGCACCGGGTGCCGATCGTCCCTCGGGGTGCCGGCTCCAGCCTGTGCGGCGGCGCGTCCGCCATCGACGGCGCCCTCGTCCTGTGCCTCGAGCGCATGGACCGCATCCTCGACATCGACCCCGTGGACCAGATGGCGGTCGTCGAGCCAGGGGTGATCAACGCCGACCTGTCGACCGCGGTCGGCGACCAGGGCCTGTTCTACCCGCCCGATCCCGCGAGCCAGACGTTCTGCTCGATCGGTGGGAACGTCGCGACGAACGCCGGCGGGTTGTGCTGCGTGAAGTACGGCGTGACCCGCGACTACGTGCTCGGCCTCGAGGTGGTGTTGGCCGACGGCACCGTGATCGAGACCGGACGCCGCACCATCAAGGGCGTGGCCGGCTACGACCTGACCCAACTGCTGGTCGGGTCCGAGGGGACGCTGGGCATCGTCACGCGGGTCCGGGTGCGGTTGCGGCCTGCGCCGTCCGGTGCCAGCACGATGGTGGCGTTCTTCCCGACCGCGGCCGCCGCGGGCGACGCCGTCGCCGCGATCGCCCGCTCGGGGTTGCAGCTGTCGTTGCTGGAGATCATGGACCGTGCCACCGTCGGGGTCGTAGACGACTGGAAGCACATGGGGCTCGATCGCGACGCCGCCGCGCTGCTGCTGGCGCAGTCGGACAGCCCCGAGCCGCTCCGGGCCGAGGAGGTCGAGCGCGCCGCGACGTTGTGCGACCAGGCGGGTGCCAGCTACACGGCCTTCACCAGCGACCCGGCCGAGGCCGAGGCGCTGCTGCAGGCCCGGCGGCTGGCCGGGCCGGCCATCGAACGCCTCGGCGAGGCGATCTGGGACGACGTCGGCGTGCCGCGCTCACGCGTACCGGAGCTGATCGCCCGCATCGAGGAGGTCGCCGAGCGTCGCGAGGTGCGCGTGTTCACCTTCGGGCACGCCGGCGACGGCAACCTCCATCCGCTCTTCTCCGTGCCACGCGGGGACGAGGACGCCCGGGCTCGGACGCTCGAGGCCTTCGACGAGGTCGTGGAGATCGCCCTCGAGCTCGGCGGCACCATCACCGGCGAGCACGGCGTCGGCCGCATCAAGCGCAAGTTCCTCGCCGCCGAGGTGGGCACCGCGAACCTCGAGGTCCAGCGCACCATCAAGCGGGCGCTGGACCCGGCAGGAATCCTCAACCCCGGCCGCGCGCTCTGA
- a CDS encoding DUF4389 domain-containing protein, giving the protein MRPRDAFFVVLGSVLALIGLGTIAGGAALLWAHNTQRDADGWFTSSRFEISSDGYALTAEDVEFLEPEGAVDAIPLLTPLETRVAVDAPAGDEVFVGIARTSDLDAYLDGVRHDEIVSLDAPRATTREVPGDGPPAAPAAQDIWVASERGSGSVELTWTPESGRWGIAVMNADASAPVAVEAQGAVRTDVLGPTGWTLIATGLAVLVLGSVLIGLGVAGAGPAAPGGPQAPGRPTVAAAGGSAWRPAAPDDAAVGSGGSGSSPAGAGSSPAGAGSGPGGPAAGGERATGPGRHPLRLWAELDPALSRWQWLVKWLLALPHVFLLLFLWLAFVVLTFVAGLAILFTGRYPRPIFTFNVGVLRWSWRVTAYAFGLLSTDRYPPFTLEPTDYPADLELAYPERLSRGLVLVKWWLLVLPHYLVLAVLTGAATWSLGTTPDGDDITIGGGLVGLLVLIAVVVLLVRGAYPRPLFDLVVGLQRWIHRVIVYAALMTDVYPPFRLDQGGEEAPAPGPPPAPPGRPETRAPVAADH; this is encoded by the coding sequence ATGCGACCACGGGACGCCTTCTTCGTGGTGCTCGGCAGCGTGCTGGCGCTGATCGGACTCGGCACGATCGCCGGGGGCGCCGCGCTCCTCTGGGCCCACAACACCCAACGCGACGCGGACGGTTGGTTCACCAGTTCCCGCTTCGAGATCAGCTCCGACGGCTACGCCCTGACGGCGGAGGACGTGGAATTCCTCGAACCGGAAGGCGCGGTCGACGCGATTCCCTTGCTCACGCCCCTCGAGACCCGGGTCGCCGTCGACGCACCGGCCGGAGACGAGGTCTTCGTCGGCATCGCCCGGACCAGCGACCTCGACGCGTACCTCGACGGGGTGCGGCACGACGAGATCGTCTCGCTGGACGCCCCGCGCGCGACGACGCGCGAGGTGCCCGGTGATGGTCCGCCGGCGGCGCCGGCCGCCCAGGACATCTGGGTGGCCAGCGAGCGGGGCAGCGGGTCGGTGGAACTCACCTGGACGCCCGAGTCCGGCCGCTGGGGCATCGCGGTGATGAACGCGGACGCGTCCGCACCCGTCGCCGTCGAGGCCCAGGGTGCCGTGCGCACCGACGTGCTGGGGCCGACGGGCTGGACGTTGATCGCCACCGGCCTGGCCGTCCTGGTGCTCGGTTCCGTGTTGATCGGCCTCGGTGTGGCGGGGGCCGGACCCGCCGCGCCCGGCGGACCCCAGGCGCCCGGCCGGCCGACCGTCGCGGCGGCCGGTGGGAGCGCCTGGCGACCGGCGGCGCCCGACGACGCGGCCGTCGGCTCCGGTGGCTCGGGCAGCAGCCCGGCTGGCGCGGGCAGCAGCCCCGCTGGCGCGGGCAGCGGCCCCGGCGGCCCGGCCGCTGGTGGTGAGCGCGCCACGGGACCCGGCCGCCATCCCCTGCGGCTGTGGGCCGAACTCGATCCCGCCCTCAGCCGGTGGCAGTGGCTGGTGAAGTGGCTGCTTGCCCTGCCGCACGTGTTCCTGCTGCTGTTCCTGTGGCTGGCCTTCGTGGTGCTGACCTTCGTGGCCGGTCTCGCGATCCTCTTCACGGGTCGCTACCCCCGGCCCATCTTCACGTTCAACGTCGGGGTCCTGCGCTGGAGTTGGCGGGTCACGGCCTACGCGTTCGGTCTGCTGTCGACCGACCGCTACCCGCCCTTCACGCTCGAGCCGACCGACTACCCGGCCGACCTGGAGCTCGCCTATCCGGAACGGCTCTCCCGAGGACTCGTGCTGGTGAAGTGGTGGCTCCTCGTGCTGCCCCACTACCTGGTGCTGGCCGTGCTGACCGGCGCCGCGACGTGGTCGCTCGGCACCACGCCCGACGGCGACGACATCACGATCGGCGGCGGCCTCGTCGGCCTGCTGGTGCTGATCGCGGTCGTCGTCCTGCTCGTGCGCGGTGCCTACCCGCGGCCGCTGTTCGACCTGGTCGTGGGCCTGCAGCGCTGGATCCACCGCGTGATCGTCTACGCGGCCCTCATGACGGACGTCTACCCGCCCTTCCGGCTCGACCAGGGCGGCGAGGAGGCGCCCGCGCCCGGCCCGCCCCCGGCGCCACCCGGACGGCCCGAGACCCGCGCACCCGTGGCGGCCGACCACTGA
- a CDS encoding universal stress protein, translating to MTRTLVVVDDGPGRTATVRAARAVAPVLGTRLAGVHAPPASSPDVEAALAARLGFPVAPLAGDPVAGVLAAIADPDVALAVVGGEDHVGAVSTSPRLAPELARRTTTPLLVVPPRARLGLQGPVRRVLLPLDGRVETTRRCQALTDRFTDAGVDLIALHVFDPAHTPPFLDEACHEVAAWQQEFRARHLRPEHRLELARGATWDSLRRCAEDVGAELLLLGWSRSLAPGRAAVVRSALADRRMPTLLVPDPADRAAGPGPSPLAVAPGPG from the coding sequence ATGACCCGCACGCTCGTGGTCGTGGACGACGGACCCGGCCGGACCGCGACCGTCCGCGCCGCCCGCGCGGTGGCTCCGGTGCTGGGCACTCGCCTCGCTGGGGTCCATGCCCCGCCGGCCTCGTCGCCCGACGTCGAGGCCGCTCTGGCCGCACGGTTGGGCTTCCCCGTCGCGCCACTCGCCGGCGACCCGGTGGCCGGTGTGCTCGCGGCGATCGCGGACCCGGACGTGGCGTTGGCCGTGGTCGGAGGCGAGGACCATGTCGGTGCCGTTTCGACGTCCCCACGGCTGGCGCCCGAACTCGCCCGGCGCACCACGACGCCGCTGCTGGTGGTCCCGCCGCGGGCGCGGCTCGGCCTCCAGGGTCCGGTGCGCCGGGTACTGCTACCACTCGACGGCCGCGTGGAGACGACCCGACGCTGCCAGGCCCTCACCGACCGATTCACGGACGCAGGTGTCGACCTGATCGCCCTGCACGTGTTCGACCCCGCCCACACGCCACCCTTCCTCGACGAGGCCTGCCACGAGGTCGCGGCCTGGCAGCAGGAGTTCCGGGCGCGACACCTGCGGCCCGAGCACCGGCTGGAGCTGGCGCGGGGCGCGACGTGGGACAGCCTGCGCCGCTGCGCCGAGGACGTCGGCGCGGAGCTGTTGCTGCTGGGCTGGTCGCGCAGCCTGGCGCCCGGGCGGGCCGCGGTGGTGCGTTCGGCCTTGGCCGATCGCCGCATGCCGACGCTGCTCGTTCCCGACCCCGCCGATCGCGCCGCGGGGCCGGGACCTTCGCCCCTGGCCGTGGCGCCCGGGCCCGGGTGA
- a CDS encoding glycosyltransferase family 4 protein has translation MRILQIAPPWFAVPPSGYGGTEQVVSLLTEGLVAAGHQVTLLAAGGSHTRARLWRTFEAPPSTKLGDPVVELAHGLRGHLHRREFDVVHDHTVTGAALAAVGEGPPVVHTLHGAWTDDNATFYAALAGRVALVAISDDQATRRPADVDVAAVVHNAVDVQAHPFVRTKGDHLVFIGRASPDKGPDLAIEVARRLGRRLRMAVKVNEPDEHRYFREVLVPRLASADVELVEIRHPRQKLALLAGAQAVLFPIRWPEPFGLVPLEANACGTPVVAFANGAVPEVVADGRSGFLVAPGDLDGLCVAATQAVELDPVACRQHALDHFDVPDLVAGYLRVYERVVADGRPPGAHAPGREDVHLLPWGSGEATSRGRRPNGDRRAVFR, from the coding sequence ATGCGCATCCTGCAGATCGCGCCGCCGTGGTTCGCGGTGCCACCGAGCGGCTACGGCGGCACGGAGCAGGTCGTCTCGTTGCTGACGGAGGGGCTCGTGGCGGCGGGCCACCAGGTGACCCTGCTCGCGGCCGGCGGCTCGCACACCCGTGCCCGGCTGTGGCGGACGTTCGAGGCGCCGCCGAGCACGAAGCTGGGTGACCCGGTGGTCGAGCTCGCGCACGGTCTGCGGGGCCACCTGCACCGGCGCGAGTTCGACGTCGTCCACGACCACACCGTCACCGGGGCGGCGCTGGCCGCCGTCGGCGAGGGGCCGCCGGTGGTGCACACCCTCCACGGCGCCTGGACCGACGACAACGCGACCTTCTATGCCGCTCTGGCCGGGAGGGTGGCCCTCGTGGCCATCAGCGACGACCAGGCCACGCGTCGTCCCGCCGACGTCGACGTCGCCGCCGTGGTCCACAACGCGGTCGACGTGCAGGCGCATCCGTTCGTGCGCACGAAGGGCGACCACCTCGTCTTCATCGGTCGGGCCTCGCCGGACAAGGGGCCCGACCTGGCCATCGAGGTGGCACGCCGACTCGGGCGACGCCTGCGGATGGCCGTCAAGGTCAACGAGCCCGACGAGCACCGGTACTTCCGCGAGGTGCTGGTGCCGCGGCTGGCGTCGGCCGACGTCGAACTCGTGGAGATCCGCCATCCGCGCCAGAAGCTCGCGCTGCTGGCGGGCGCCCAGGCCGTGCTCTTCCCGATCCGGTGGCCCGAGCCCTTCGGACTCGTGCCCCTGGAGGCGAACGCCTGCGGCACGCCCGTGGTCGCCTTCGCGAACGGCGCCGTGCCCGAGGTCGTCGCCGACGGCCGCAGCGGCTTCCTGGTCGCCCCCGGTGACCTCGACGGGCTGTGTGTCGCCGCGACCCAGGCCGTCGAACTCGACCCGGTCGCCTGCCGGCAGCACGCACTCGACCACTTCGACGTACCCGACCTGGTCGCGGGCTACCTGCGGGTCTACGAGCGGGTCGTGGCGGACGGGCGCCCGCCGGGGGCGCACGCTCCCGGTCGGGAGGACGTCCACCTGCTGCCGTGGGGATCCGGTGAGGCGACATCGAGAGGCCGGCGGCCCAACGGCGACCGCCGCGCGGTCTTCCGGTAG
- a CDS encoding PASTA domain-containing protein: MTGARTRWSALLCAAVLAVGCGGGGTTGAEPTGDDEEPAGSQAEEAGDQQTMPDVVGMPVDDAVAQLEEAGFTVSTGLVRTTEMEPDLVYRTEPAPGRQVQDGQRVTLRVAAEPRE, encoded by the coding sequence GTGACGGGAGCCAGGACGCGGTGGTCGGCACTGCTGTGCGCAGCGGTGCTCGCGGTCGGATGCGGCGGTGGCGGCACGACCGGCGCCGAGCCCACGGGCGACGACGAGGAGCCGGCGGGCTCGCAGGCCGAGGAGGCCGGCGACCAGCAGACCATGCCGGACGTCGTCGGCATGCCGGTCGACGACGCCGTCGCGCAACTGGAGGAGGCCGGCTTCACGGTCAGCACGGGCCTCGTGCGTACCACGGAGATGGAGCCAGACCTCGTCTACCGCACGGAGCCGGCCCCCGGCCGGCAGGTGCAGGACGGCCAGCGGGTCACGCTGCGCGTCGCGGCCGAGCCGCGCGAGTAG